Below is a window of Bacteroidales bacterium DNA.
TTCCCACTCAGGGTGATCGGAATGAATGCTATAGTAGCTTATGTACTTTCACATGTTTTCAACTTTCACCTGATTGCTGAACAGGTTTTATATGGGTTAAAGCAATTTGTTGGCAATTTCAATTACCTCTTACTGACTATTGGCGGATTTGGCATTTTGTACCTGATTCTATGGTACATGCACAAAAACAAGACTTTTATAAAAGTATAAAATCAGTCTTAGCCTGATTCATCCCAAACTAGACCTGATCATGCTAAAATTATCCAATAGATGCGTAAGTATTCATCCCAACAGAATTACAATCAACAATTTAAAATTTTAGTAACGATGAAGAATTTGCTGCTTTCGTGTTTGACTTTCTTGCTTTTAACGAGCAGTATTGTTGCGCAGGAAGAAATTAAGCTCTACCCTAATGGCCCGGCAGAAGAAAGTGGAATAACCGCAAAAGAAACACAATACGGTACCTCCTGGGTAGTAGATGTCACTGAAGCAAGGATGTTTGCCTATATTGTCCCTAAAGAAAAAGCAAATGGAACAGCAGTTCTGATCTGCCCGGGAGGAGGATATGGAGGGCTTGCAATGGAACATGAAGGGACCATGGTTGCTCAATGGCTGAATTCTATAGGCATTTCCGCATTTGTACTATACTACCGTATGCCGAACCATCATCCGGAAATCCCTTTGAAAGATGCTCAGACTGCTATTGAACTCATCCGGAAAAACTCGAAAAAATGGAATATCGACAGGCACAAAGTTGGGATAGCAGGTTTTTCGGCCGGTGGACACCTGGCTTCAACTGTTGGAACTCAAAATAAGAGAAAAAACCGTCCGGATTTTATGATCCTGGTTTACCCTGTAATCACTATGACCAGAGGTGATGGAACTTGCGAAAACCTGCTTGGAAAAGATCCCTCAGACCCGCTGATTAATCGATTTTCAACTGACCTTCATGTAACTGAAAAGACGCCGCCAACTTTCTTAGTTGCAGCTGTGGATGATGATGTAGTTTCGATTGAACATAGTTATAAATTCTACAAAGCTTTACAAGCCAGGAAAGTGCTATCTGAGATACATGCTTATAAAACCGGGGGCATAGTTTTGGAATGAAAAAAAAAGGTTTGGAGGTCGACAACTGGCCGGAACTTCTCTATAAATGGTTGCAATTATATTCAAAAGGTAAAGATTAAAACATGCCTTTTCACCCCTGATTTCTAATCTTATTAACCTACTTCGGACGAATTAAAATCAGTGCATGTATTAATTGGGTATATTCGTACTCTATTTCTTTGGTGGAAAAATTATGTTCGTAGCAGAAGTTGTTTACAACCTTTTAGGGTTGCTGGCACTTAGTGTGCTCTCTGGATTCATATCATCAAGGTATGATAAGAAAAAACTTGTCGG
It encodes the following:
- a CDS encoding alpha/beta hydrolase, coding for MKNLLLSCLTFLLLTSSIVAQEEIKLYPNGPAEESGITAKETQYGTSWVVDVTEARMFAYIVPKEKANGTAVLICPGGGYGGLAMEHEGTMVAQWLNSIGISAFVLYYRMPNHHPEIPLKDAQTAIELIRKNSKKWNIDRHKVGIAGFSAGGHLASTVGTQNKRKNRPDFMILVYPVITMTRGDGTCENLLGKDPSDPLINRFSTDLHVTEKTPPTFLVAAVDDDVVSIEHSYKFYKALQARKVLSEIHAYKTGGIVLE